The Larimichthys crocea isolate SSNF chromosome I, L_crocea_2.0, whole genome shotgun sequence genomic interval GTCCAAACACAAAtgcttcttcttccctccaaCAGCGCTCAGAGGACGAGGTCAAGGCAGCACAGGCTCGGTTTGTAGtctcggtgtgtgtgtatgtgtgtgtgtgtgtgtgtatgtgtgtgtctctgcataTGTACGCAGGCTCCTAGAAACCGGTGGAGTGGACGCTGGGGATGGGGTAGAACTTGGAGATGCGGCTCTGGGTGGAGGGGTTAAGGCACTCCGACTCTCCGCTCATCTTGAAgaacacttcctgttcctgcagCTTCCTGGCAAACTCTTCCTCCAGGGCCTGAAGGACACACGACAATCATGTTGATCATCATTTATCAGCTTCAGAAGCTTCTTTAACAGAGTCTGCTTCTGGACTTAGTGACCTGCTACTGTACTGGCTGGCCTTAAAATATCTCCAGTAGGGTTCACACAGGTCTTTGTATAAATGAATTGGATTATGAAGTTACCGTTACGTGTTTTGGGGAAACAAGGCTGAGAACAAAGGCAACATGGAACCCAACACCACAAATGCAAACTGTGCGGCCATCACGATGTGGTGTGCCTGTGCtcagaaataaaatagacaAGTTCAATCTGTTTTTGGTCTTGTCTAATATGAGTAAGCTCGAGTTAAAGCCTGTTCAAAGTATGGAAAGTCGCTGTAAAAAGGCCAGGAAACCCACACCACGACTAAATATTGTTCTATATTAAAAAATAGGTCTTAAATTGAACTTGCTGACACCTGAAgagatcctgatcctgatcagAGTGCAACACTAAGAGTCCACAGCCACactggctctgtgaggctgaacGACCAtgaaacaccacaaacacctTCCATAACCTCCGCCCTTCTTATCTCCACATGGAAATGACATTGCGTATACGATAAGATAGCTGTTCACTCCACCTTCCAGTGTAGTATGTTTATCAGCTCATTTGCGTTTGAATGATAAACAATATGTCGTATATAatgttgtataataataaacactaaTTGTCATCAACGGATACTCCACCTTCTTCCTGGGTCGTAGCTTCTCCCTCCACTCCTTCAGCTCCAGGCTGTGCTCCTCGTCTAACTCCTTCAGCTTCTGGGTCTCATGTTCGATCAGCAGGTGGCACTTCTCgttctgaaacacacacagggaggttGTGCTTAGAAAGTCACGTTGATGTGGCTCACGttgttttcctgctgctgtttgtgaaCGTGTGtacctggagctgctgcagctctcggACGTTGCCgtcacactgcagctgcaggtCTCTCATCTGGTTTTCATGTTTCTGGTGCTGATGGAGCCGCTCGTTCTTCTGCCTCTTCTCTTCCTGAACTGCAAActgaaaaaacagagacacgATGAGGCCTCATGTGTCTTATTCTTTAAGCTCTCTGCATCTCTCCGTTGAACAGAAGACATCAGATGATTCACCTGTTTGatcttctccctctcctgctcGGGTGTGATGGTGGCCGCGGTGATGCGTAGGCTCTTCTTGAACATGGCCATGCGGGTCTTGGCCTCGCTGCGTTGGATCTTGGGCAGTCTGGCTCTCTCCTGCGTCTGCTTGTTCTTCATCTCCTCGATCAGACGCTGGTTGTAGCGCTGCATCTGCTCCAtctcctgtaaacacacaccggcacacacagaacatgagCGCAGCTTCCAGAGCGACTTTTTCCAACTTTGCTTTTCAATGCTGaagatttaaaaagacatttattggGGCCATGttttgacagacagaaagaactCAGCGCCTCGTACCTTCTCGTGTCTCTTGAGCAGCTGGTGTCTCTGCATGAAGTACTGGTCTTTGAGCTGCTGCTTGAACAGCTGGTGTTTCTCCTGCAGATGGCGCTCTTCCAGCTCCCACATGGCAGCCTCCCGCGCTGTTCGGAGACACACAAGTGAACAAAAAGCAAAGTGAAATGATGACACAGAAGAAGCATTCACATTCTTACTGGAGAGTGACATCTCTTCAACGTTACGGCTCCTTTTAAGAGAAACAAGCTGGAGCAGAAGACACACAACAAGAGTCAGCAAACCACTGAATGTTTGAGACACCTCTGTCAGCTAACAACTAGCTTCACTAATGAGCTTTCAGCTTTGAACCACCTCACAATTCTTATTCCCAGTGAAAGCTTTTTACAAGCTCCTGCAGCAGTTCTGACCTCCCATGACTCGGTTCAGAGAGCATTTCTGAGAAGTGTTGTTCGTGCAGCTCCTGGCACATGGTGCGGGATTAAGTCCCAGGCAGTGCTAACTGCTAACAGGCCGCTGCTCACAGACCGTGTAAGAAGGAATGTGTTCTGACAGAACTCAGGAGGAGTCCAAAGGGAGCCTGTTCACTGCTGACCGGAGTCACTTCATATGGGGTCAACAAAGCTTCACAGGGGTGtgagaaaacttttttgaaaatacagATAGTACACCTTAATGTCTGCATTTCATTCAACTCTGAAGAAAGCTTATTGTTTTTAAGATATAATCTTAAAAAATGGAACagaacaatgagaagaaaaggTTAGACTATTAAATATGTGTCActgttgaaaatgaaataaaaaaactgtataCAGACACAACTGTATAAAAAGTTTCTAAGATATAAGGAAAACTCAATATTCTCAATATTCACAAGAAAAATTCACAGGAATTTTAAGCATCCTCATAAACATCCTACAGTAATTGCGTTCACTATTTGGGTTAATTATagagatgtgtttttgcttcacactgaataaatataaaatatccataaataaaatatgacacagaCATTGAACTCATCACAGGAAAAGCCGTCCCTCAAGGTAAAAGGTTGCTGTAACATACTAAACACATCAAGAtgtgactgaaacaaagagGATCTGTAAATAATGTCTtcataaacacatttgaagAGAGTTTTTATCATCATAATGTTCTCTGTTCTTTGAGCTGTGTTTTGATCTGCATCTTTAGACATCTTCAGGCCTTCAGCTGAATGTCCCTCTAACTTAGCGCAGCGTATAGTGGGTTCATCaacgctgctgtaaacaaggtGGATGGCAGctgtgttaaataaacattccagaggaactgcagtcGGCTGTAATCACTTTAATATTAGTAATAATGTATTAGTTAATAATAATCCATTGTtgatataaaatacttttttttgcagtttagtTTTTTCAGATGAATCCTTTTGTTGAGGCATTgtcacattcttcttcttcgtaCTGTATTCATGGATGGATGTTTATTATTTGGTTTTACCTCGGAGGAGCTGCTGCTTGTGGTTGAGGCAGTCTCTCTCGACAGTTGCGAGCTCATGCTTGTGTTGCTGGATAATCTTCTTCAGGGCGCTGTCTagatcctgctgctgcttctgaaGAAACTCTTGTTCCTGGAACGAAGCACCACAGCAGACATTATAGACGGTGTGAAGAGAGATTCATCTCAGAGTCTGCAACACACAAAGAATCTGAGAAAGGCTCAGTCAGAGGCAGAAAGATCATCTCCTCTAACAAAAACCTTTATCGATACATTCAGCAGGACGTGAGgccagctgagtgtgtgtgtgtgtgtgtgtgtgtgtgtgtgtgtgtgctggcctgCAGGATTTGTGCCAAGTTCACTTCAGGCTAAGCAGGGCTTGAGCTGATGAACCAGACATTTACAACTGGCAGTAAAGAAGACACAGTTTCACCTGCTCGTTAGTCACATTAATCTGGCCTACTTGGCTCACCTGGACACAGAGGAACATTTTACACACTCCATGATAcacagttcatattttattacatatcTCTAGATGTCTACAAACGACTCTTCACACTGCGTTTtttatggaaaaagaaaaactatcaGCCTCCTCCTCGTACTTTTCTGATCCATTAGAGAACAATCAGAGATTTGTTGATAGTGTAACTACTCTGGGCAATGTGTTGGGCCTCTTTGCATGTACTGATATAGAAAtgacagaagtgtgtgtgtgtgtgtgtgtgtgtgtgtgtgtgtgtgtgtgtagtctcaGAGTAGTGAGTCATGCTTGGAGAGACACAAGACAGAGGCCAGATTCAGGGGGTTTCACTGACATCCTGTATGGGAGCGTTGCACAAGTTGCACTAGGACAACTGAAAGGACTGAATCATAACATAGGCCACTCCCTGTGGATCACAGTATAATACACTCTACACGCTGCActaaacactgcacacacacacacacacacacacacacacacacacacacacagtgaacctATGCTGACACTGCATCAAACAGCACAGGACACTGTTGGAGAACTCGCATGCTGcctcacacaaaacacatgtagatgAGAGCTGAGAGAacaggtagtgtgtgtgtgtgtgtgtcaaagttcaGAATTCACAGCACACTGAGCCCTCTCGTTACCTCCTCTGGCAGGGCTTGGATAATATCCTCTTTAATGCGTTTCATGATAACGTTTGTCATGTGCTTTGGAGAAagtctcacttcctgtttggccCGGCATCAGGGCAGCCATGAGcaagagatggaaagaaaatgagatgaCAGCTGGAGATGGATTAGTACTATGTGGCCGCCGTGCAGCTAAACGGAGGTCATGTGTGTGAAGTGTCCACGTTCTAACCTCTTTCTTGCGGTTCTTCAGCATGTTCTGGTACTTGGAGAGTTCTTTGTCCTGTTCGGCTTTGATGCGTTTGGCCTCGTCTCTGAGCCGGTTGGTGTGCTCCTGCTCCAGCCTCTCGATGGTCTGCTTCTGCTGCCGCTCCAGGTTCTCCACCTCCTGATCGTACTGACGCTTCTTACTCTggaggacagagtgtgtgtgtgggggggggggttcacaTCAAATGAGTGGAATGAACTGGAAGATGTTTTGTTGGATGccaaataatctaaaaatattctaaatttCAGGAAGTCTCAAgtgaaggcagacagacacacagcttctgcacaaaaacatcaaGTTTTCAAATCTAAAATCAATATCTAAGAAGCACAAACGTGCTGCGTGTGTGAGTAATCTGGATCTCTGTGCAGTGGAATGAAGTCAGATGAGTCATCGTCTTTGACACTTTTTCCTACATCTGGACGGGTTTACGTTGGTGCAAGGTCAAAGCAAACCTTCATTCAACAACCGCAGAATAACTGTAGTGTTTTCTATAAAAAACAAGTCCATGTTTCTTTCTGACAAAGTTCTGTTAcacaataatagaaaaacactgaaaaaatgaCATAACTGTGAGTGGCACATTTATTTCTAATCTTTACTGACTGAAAACTTTGTGTTGTGTAAGGTAGCCCTCACataacacacactacacaaaGTTCAGACGTTCTCCACATCTTGCTCTATTTTGGTTTTTTAGGGAACAATCACAAAGTGTCTATTTGTGTCTGTTCCTTAAAACCTTTGAGATTGTgaataaaagaggaaatcaGAACGTCTTCACAGGTCATAGACGGGTCCTGGAGGTTTCATTTCAAAGCAAGTGTTCCCAACGCGGATGCATGCTGTCAAAGTTTCCAGGCGGAGGGCGACTGGtggaataaatgaaatgttatcaCAGTAAACGGACCTGACACGtctggctgaaaaaaaaaaagctgtcccACGCTAAGTACTTCCTCTTCAGTGAAAAGCCATCAATGGGCTTGGTAAGAGATATACAACAGATAGTTCCAGTTACTTTTAGTTTGaatggcatgtgtgtgtgctcttgtaCTTCTGTATTTGTGGGGATCTTTTACACTCCTCAGTTGTGCTGTTTGAGGGCTAAGGCTTAGAGCCTGTTTAGACCGGGCATTAACAGGCGTCTTGGGTGATCTGATCACAAGTGGACAGCTCTAGTGTGTCATTTGAGCTCCATTAGAATGCGTCTCCACGAGCTTTGAGTGTACACTAATGAACATGATTTCTATTTTCAAAAccaaatgttttgatgtttttgacacatggacaaacagacacaatgtttcacacacaaagaaacacatgcatTCATATATTTGCCAAAATTACAAGAAGGCTGGAATAATTAAGAATTAGCTGAAGACAGTGTTTCACAAAGTTTATGAAGTTTCTCTTCACTCAAAAACTCAAGAAGATTTAAAGATCTTTAAGGCAGTCTAGGGACTATATTGTAGCCAATACTGCATTTGTAAAATCTGAATCTATAAATGAATCAAAACTATAAAACACTGTCGTCTTTCATAAGTTTAACGTGAATGATGCAGAAACAGTGTGCTCAAACATAGCTAGCTGCTAAATGTTGGCAGTTGCACTTCAACAGCTGCACATCAACTAActaaatttatttaatttctcctCACTCTCAACAACTCTCAGAATTGTGTAATTTCTTTAAAAGGAAGCCTGTCTGTTTCAACTGGtaacagaaatatttacagATGTTCACAATCATCTGCTGCTTAGCTTCACAGGTAACAGTGCAAACATGTCATTTGCATTACAGGGAAATCGGACAGCGTGTTTTGGGTGTTCTTACAGGATGTTCAACACGACCTGTCCCTGAGATATCTGATCACAATGTGTCTTAGTGGACCTctacatatattaatattagcTGTAAACAGGCTCTTAGTTTAGGTTAACATAGGGCTAAGTGTTGGGGCTAGAGAATGGAATATGTGAATCCTGAGTCCTGAAAAGATTTTAGCACGGGTGCAACAGTTTAAATAAGCTTCAGAAGCCACTGTTAGAGAGTCGCTGATTCTGACTGAGCCGTGTTTTCCTGCCATGAGTGACAAACTGGTTTGTGTCACTGGCGGACTGGGCTGACTCACCGTGGTCTCCTGTTCAAAGCGGCGGTAGATCTGTTctttttgctgctgcagcttgttgctgagctgctgctgtgccctctgctcctccttctgcAGGAGACGCAGCTCCCTCAGCTCCTGGCGcctggagaggtggaggaagaggggcGAGATAGGAAGGTGGtggcagagaaaaaagaaaaattatgttAAGTGTGTCTTTTGTCAGCATAAAGCAGGTCACACATGAACGGACTTCAGAAATGGTGATTTCATTCAGTGCTGAATGAAGATCAGACTGTTCCTTTTCATTTACATAACATTTGCATAAAACTGAGGCCCATGGTGTATGGAAATGAAGGCAGGTGAATACCTCAGGAATCTCATCTCCTCGTTCTTGGTGTCATTGTCAGTGACGATCTTTGATGTGGTCACACTGACTTCCACTCCATCTACAATGAATTTGCGAGTCTTCTTTAACGTCTTCTTCTGACGCCGGGTGTCCtgggaaaacaacaaagaagagtTTATGGTTTGTCTCTATCTgatatttgagtgtgtgtgtgtggactgtgtGGTTACCTGTATAGAAACAGATCCAGCCTCTTTTGCTTTGGACAGAAAGCTTGAGATAGACAGATTCAGGTCTACGCTGCTGTTATCGGCAGCTGAGCCAGAGTCTGAATCTTTCTCTCCGTCGTCCTTAGCTTTGTCTGGAACCTTCTTCTCATCTTCTGCATTTACCTTTTCTGTGGGTTTCTCTCCATTCTCCACTTTTTGATCTGGTAGTGTCAACTTCACCTTGAGATGTTTGTACCggtcatcctcctcctcctgctcctcctcctcctccatcttctcctcctgaGGTGCCTCAGTGATCTCTGAACTCTCTGTGCTGGCCTGTGTATTGGCTGGAACCTCGGCTGTGTCCACTTCTTTTTCATCCTCGATGGAGATCTCCAGCTGCTGCATCTCCTTGACAGGTGGCTCTGGTTCTGCCTCTTGTTCAGCCTCCAGTACTGGGGAGGCGACATCTCCTCCTACTTCTGGAAGCTTGTCCTCTGCTGGTTTCTGTTCTGCCTCTCCATCGTCTGCTGGAGTGATTGGGGTCTCTTCTGTGTGCTTCCCAGCTCCAGGAGCACCGGGCTCCTCCACAAAGCTGGTGCTCACCACATGGTTGGCCACAGGGAGCTCAGCGGGTGTGGCCACAGGGAGCTCAGCGGGTGTGGGTACAGGGACCTCAGCGGGTGTGGCCACAGGGACCTCAGCGGGTGTGGCCACAGGGAGCTCAGCGGGTGTGGCCACAGGGAGCTCAGCGGGTGTGGCCACAGGGAGCTCAGCGGGTGTGGGTACAGGGACCTCAGCGGGTGTGGGTACGGGCAGAACTGGCTCAACCTTCTCAGGGACTGATTCCAAGGTGGTGGGAGAGAGGGGGACCTTCTCATCCTCTGAACTGGCAACGCTGACGTCAGAGGGAGCGCGCTTGTGACCCTGAGGAAGACGAAAAAGTGACAAGAAGAGAAGTTCACTGATTCAGCACTGAATGTGTGGACCAATCACTGCCACAGCTGggtatacagacacacactgtaaatatttagaTGACTGGATCAGGAATGCAGTACGGCTGTACctcatgctttttttaaaattaatctgattataaaataaaaaacaaaagattacCCAAAACCTCACTGGAACATATTGTTTGTTCTATCCAACcaacaatcaaaaacaaaaacatgttcagaTGGAAACATAGAAAATTGTCCCACTTGAGGAACTGTAAATGACTAAAACCATTGATCAAGGATAAAGAAAAGTGCtgattaattaaatgaaactaaTGTCAACTGATTGACTGACTTATCATTTCACCTGTAGGAGAAAGTATGAAGCATATAAGTTTGTGGCAGTAAGCAGAATCTGAAAATTCAGTGTGCTCTGCAtcgaaacaaaaaaacaaacttggtACTTTTTCTTCAACTGTCCAGTTTCCTCTAGCAAATGTTTACACACCAAATGtgcttctgtctcttcctcctcctcttcctctttgtgctCTTCAATCTCCTCGGTGACCTCAGCCTTCGCCTCAGCTATAAGCTCCCTCAGTGGCTTGCTGTCTGCCACACTGGAAATGAATGTATGCTGTGCAGAAGACAAATAAAGTGAACATGATTAGAAATGCAAATTTCATTTCTATGAAAACACATACATAGAATATGGTGTGGTAAACTCAACATTCACCTGCTGCAATAAAAGCACAAAGGTGGCAGCAAAGAGTGGACCCCCCCACTGACAACTAATACCTTAGACTGAAATCTAAAATGTCTGAGAAACATCACAAcggacaaataaataaataaatcagtaaactTTTTTAATGCTAACCAAGATAAATCTACACACTACATCTATCGACAGCCTCACCTTCTTTGGATTAGAAATCTGCTGCATATATTCTATCGCTGGCCTCAGAATATGCAGCTTCTTCGATATCAAAATCTTCACTTGTGGAAGAGTgctattttgtattttcaagCCCATCGAGTCTTCCTCTGTGCAGAACAATCCTTTAGCTGCAgtatttcctgtatctgtgtgtgtgtgtgaatgtgtcctCACTGCCTCTCTGTGAGTAAGTGGCTCTGACCTGGAGAGCACCTTAAACCCTACAGAGAAAGAATAGCCTGTCCTACTGACGTCAGCTCAGGTGCAGACGGATGAGTGTCGGCCTTGCAGGGACAGACGGTGCAGTACCAGATGTCGTCTAGGATTGTGCTGCTTATGCTCTGAATGACAGGTGGTGGCGCGTGGGTATGGGATGATTTGAGAGGTATGGGGCTGGGGGAACTCATAGGTAGTGAAACAGGTTCAGAACTCGAGTGTCCAAGAGAAAGGTACCTGTAGCAGCTGCATAGCAGTCCATCGGTTGTCCACATGCTT includes:
- the slkb gene encoding serine/threonine-protein kinase 10 isoform X2, which gives rise to MSFFNFRKIFKLGAEKKKKQYEHVRRDENPEEIWNIIGELGDGAFGKVFKAQNKQTGILAAAKVIDTKTEEELEDYMVEIDILASCDHQNIVKLLDAFYYESKLWILIEFCAGGAVDAVMLELERPLTEPQIRVVCKQTLQALVYLHDNNIIHRDLKAGNILLTLDGDVKLADFGVSAKNTKTLQRRDSFIGTPYWMAPEVVMCETSKDRPYDYKADIWSLGVTLIELAQIEPPNHEMNPMRVLLKIAKADPPTLMQPSRWSPEFSDFLKRCLDKHVDNRWTAMQLLQHTFISSVADSKPLRELIAEAKAEVTEEIEEHKEEEEEEETEAHLGHKRAPSDVSVASSEDEKVPLSPTTLESVPEKVEPVLPVPTPAEVPVPTPAELPVATPAELPVATPAELPVATPAELPVANHVVSTSFVEEPGAPGAGKHTEETPITPADDGEAEQKPAEDKLPEVGGDVASPVLEAEQEAEPEPPVKEMQQLEISIEDEKEVDTAEVPANTQASTESSEITEAPQEEKMEEEEEQEEEDDRYKHLKVKLTLPDQKVENGEKPTEKVNAEDEKKVPDKAKDDGEKDSDSGSAADNSSVDLNLSISSFLSKAKEAGSVSIQDTRRQKKTLKKTRKFIVDGVEVSVTTSKIVTDNDTKNEEMRFLRRQELRELRLLQKEEQRAQQQLSNKLQQQKEQIYRRFEQETTSKKRQYDQEVENLERQQKQTIERLEQEHTNRLRDEAKRIKAEQDKELSKYQNMLKNRKKEEQEFLQKQQQDLDSALKKIIQQHKHELATVERDCLNHKQQLLRAREAAMWELEERHLQEKHQLFKQQLKDQYFMQRHQLLKRHEKEMEQMQRYNQRLIEEMKNKQTQERARLPKIQRSEAKTRMAMFKKSLRITAATITPEQEREKIKQFAVQEEKRQKNERLHQHQKHENQMRDLQLQCDGNVRELQQLQNEKCHLLIEHETQKLKELDEEHSLELKEWREKLRPRKKALEEEFARKLQEQEVFFKMSGESECLNPSTQSRISKFYPIPSVHSTGF
- the slkb gene encoding serine/threonine-protein kinase 10 isoform X1; its protein translation is MSFFNFRKIFKLGAEKKKKQYEHVRRDENPEEIWNIIGELGDGAFGKVFKAQNKQTGILAAAKVIDTKTEEELEDYMVEIDILASCDHQNIVKLLDAFYYESKLWILIEFCAGGAVDAVMLELERPLTEPQIRVVCKQTLQALVYLHDNNIIHRDLKAGNILLTLDGDVKLADFGVSAKNTKTLQRRDSFIGTPYWMAPEVVMCETSKDRPYDYKADIWSLGVTLIELAQIEPPNHEMNPMRVLLKIAKADPPTLMQPSRWSPEFSDFLKRCLDKHVDNRWTAMQLLQHTFISSVADSKPLRELIAEAKAEVTEEIEEHKEEEEEEETEAHLGHKRAPSDVSVASSEDEKVPLSPTTLESVPEKVEPVLPVPTPAEVPVPTPAELPVATPAELPVATPAELPVATPAEVPVATPAEVPVPTPAELPVATPAELPVANHVVSTSFVEEPGAPGAGKHTEETPITPADDGEAEQKPAEDKLPEVGGDVASPVLEAEQEAEPEPPVKEMQQLEISIEDEKEVDTAEVPANTQASTESSEITEAPQEEKMEEEEEQEEEDDRYKHLKVKLTLPDQKVENGEKPTEKVNAEDEKKVPDKAKDDGEKDSDSGSAADNSSVDLNLSISSFLSKAKEAGSVSIQDTRRQKKTLKKTRKFIVDGVEVSVTTSKIVTDNDTKNEEMRFLRRQELRELRLLQKEEQRAQQQLSNKLQQQKEQIYRRFEQETTSKKRQYDQEVENLERQQKQTIERLEQEHTNRLRDEAKRIKAEQDKELSKYQNMLKNRKKEEQEFLQKQQQDLDSALKKIIQQHKHELATVERDCLNHKQQLLRAREAAMWELEERHLQEKHQLFKQQLKDQYFMQRHQLLKRHEKEMEQMQRYNQRLIEEMKNKQTQERARLPKIQRSEAKTRMAMFKKSLRITAATITPEQEREKIKQFAVQEEKRQKNERLHQHQKHENQMRDLQLQCDGNVRELQQLQNEKCHLLIEHETQKLKELDEEHSLELKEWREKLRPRKKALEEEFARKLQEQEVFFKMSGESECLNPSTQSRISKFYPIPSVHSTGF
- the slkb gene encoding serine/threonine-protein kinase 10 isoform X3, whose amino-acid sequence is MSFFNFRKIFKLGAEKKKKQYEHVRRDENPEEIWNIIGELGDGAFGKVFKAQNKQTGILAAAKVIDTKTEEELEDYMVEIDILASCDHQNIVKLLDAFYYESKLWILIEFCAGGAVDAVMLELERPLTEPQIRVVCKQTLQALVYLHDNNIIHRDLKAGNILLTLDGDVKLADFGVSAKNTKTLQRRDSFIGTPYWMAPEVVMCETSKDRPYDYKADIWSLGVTLIELAQIEPPNHEMNPMRVLLKIAKADPPTLMQPSRWSPEFSDFLKRCLDKHVDNRWTAMQLLQHTFISSVADSKPLRELIAEAKAEVTEEIEEHKEEEEEEETEAHLGHKRAPSDVSVASSEDEKVPLSPTTLESVPEKVEPVLPVPTPAEVPVPTPAELPVATPAELPVANHVVSTSFVEEPGAPGAGKHTEETPITPADDGEAEQKPAEDKLPEVGGDVASPVLEAEQEAEPEPPVKEMQQLEISIEDEKEVDTAEVPANTQASTESSEITEAPQEEKMEEEEEQEEEDDRYKHLKVKLTLPDQKVENGEKPTEKVNAEDEKKVPDKAKDDGEKDSDSGSAADNSSVDLNLSISSFLSKAKEAGSVSIQDTRRQKKTLKKTRKFIVDGVEVSVTTSKIVTDNDTKNEEMRFLRRQELRELRLLQKEEQRAQQQLSNKLQQQKEQIYRRFEQETTSKKRQYDQEVENLERQQKQTIERLEQEHTNRLRDEAKRIKAEQDKELSKYQNMLKNRKKEEQEFLQKQQQDLDSALKKIIQQHKHELATVERDCLNHKQQLLRAREAAMWELEERHLQEKHQLFKQQLKDQYFMQRHQLLKRHEKEMEQMQRYNQRLIEEMKNKQTQERARLPKIQRSEAKTRMAMFKKSLRITAATITPEQEREKIKQFAVQEEKRQKNERLHQHQKHENQMRDLQLQCDGNVRELQQLQNEKCHLLIEHETQKLKELDEEHSLELKEWREKLRPRKKALEEEFARKLQEQEVFFKMSGESECLNPSTQSRISKFYPIPSVHSTGF